From the genome of Solibacillus sp. FSL H8-0538:
GACGCCTATCTTGAAATATTCGCACAATCGATTTATAACGGGATTGTGAAGTACTATACGAAGTGATGGAAAGAGGAATGGCTAGTGCCCATTCCTCTTTTTTCATTTGGTTTAGCAAAGCATAATCTTTTGGCACAACCATATCGTAAATCGTCATAAACGGGCTTAATTTTAGTGTTTCCTGATTTTAAATAATTTAGAAAAACTGTATTAAAATATATTATTTTAGAATATAAAAAAATCATCCCTTCTAGATGAGAGAATGACGCATTCATTATTAACAGGTACAAGTTGATTGGAGTGGAGGCGACGACTTCTAGGGGATTAGCGAGCAGCTTGAGACCCTGGAATGAGGCCAACACGATGTTAGTCACAAAGGCGTTGCCACAGGACGTGGCGTACTTAGCCTTTGTTCCTTTGTTACCCGAAAGCGGCTCAAGGCTCGCCCCCAGAAAAGCGTTCGCCGCAACGGAAATCAACGACATCGAAGAAAAAAGCCAGTTCTTAAACGATGTCTCGTTCAAGAACTGGCTAAATTACTTTATAGACTTTTTCATTGCCCACCCTTAATAAGCAGGTAATTTTTTTACTAAATCTGAACGAATCCATACATATTGTTGTGCTGGTGGGTTATCGTCAGAATAGACTTTGTACCAAACATAGCCGTCTGCAGCTGATGTTTCTTCAAGAATGATGACAGGATAGCCGAACATGCCTGTTTCACCAACAACTTTAGCCTTATAGGTAAATACTTTTGTAGAAGATGCAGATGCTTCTGCACGTGTATTAACGAGATCGCCACCATTGACTGCCATGGCTAACTGGCCGTTACCGAAATCCTTCTTACCAAAACGGTTGTCCATGCGGTACATATGACCAGCAATTTTACTACCCCAGAACGGATCCGATGCATAGTGAACATTCATGCCGGCCGTTTTATTACCAGGAGCAGCCCCTTTTGCAAAGCCACCTGATTGTGGTACATAGTTAAGGTTTACATACATATTTAGGAACGCCATGACACTATCATCACGTGATGCATAGCTTGACCCTAATGTTGTATCTGAATCGAATACTTTAATTCCAAAAATATTGTTTTTCTCAAGTGAGTTTTTACTAATACCATAATCCCCTTCATGCATCGACGCAGCTAAAATGAATAGCGCGTTTACGTTATGAGAGGCTTCCACTTGTTTCAGTAATGCCCCCATACCAATTAGACGAGATTCAGTTGTTGCCTTTGCATAGCGGGCGATCCCTGTTGCTTGACGCTCTTGTAAAAGTGTCATAATCATGTTGTCTAGTTCTTCGGCAGTATAATTTGAATGTTGACGAATCGATGCGAACTGGAAATATTGATAGTCTGTGCCGACAAGCTTTGTTTGCAGCTTGTCACTATAGAAATTCACACCGTCCTGGCTGTAATAGTTTACGTTAGATTTCATAAATGCAGGGGCGGCTCCGACAACATAATCTCCGTTATAGCTTTGCGTTATGTGATTATATGTTTTATGCGTTAAAAAACCACCTGCAATATAATAATAGTTTTGTCCTTTAATTAGGCTAGTTGGTGTTAACGTGACTTCGCTCATTTTCACATAGCCCTTTGTATCCGCTAACTGGACGATTGCATAATCTTCACCACTGCCGATATATTTGAACTCAGAACCTTCAACTGCATAGGTAACTGCTTTTTTAAAGTCCTTCATTGAATAAACTGATACAGTATTTAATGATGTGTCAGCTGCTGATGCAATGCCGCTGCTCATTTTGATAATTTTATCGTCTTGAAAAATTAAATTCAGTGAATCCGATGCTTTGTAAGCCGCTTCAGCTTGCTCATAAGTGAAGTAAACGGTCGGATTTTTTGTCACTGTAGCGTTTGAAATTGACCCGACATAAAAGACGTTTACTTCGGGTTCAGGTGTCGGTGTTGGCTCCGGCGATGGATCAGGTGTTGGTTCTGGATCCACATTTACCGCATATTGCTTGACGGTTGTATTCATACGGAATAGAAAGGCAGCTGCGTGTGCAATCGTTGCCGATCCTTGAGGTTCAAAATAGACACCTTTATTTGTATGAGAACCACGGATGATATTATAGTAAACATTCGTAGCAACAGCTGGTTTAAACTGATCACTAATTTTAATATTATCTTTAAATGTTAATGGTGTTACTTCAAGTGGTACATTTTGATAGCGCAGCGCCTTTTGTAATAAGGCAGCCATATGTTGACGTGTAATTTTGTCATTTGGTCTAAATGTACCGTCTGGATAGCCGCTTAAAATGTTTGACCCAGATGCCGCTTGAATTTCTAAAGTCAGGGCAGAGCCTTCTTTTAAATCCTTAAACGTATGCTGCGTTGATGCTGGTAGATTTAATGCGCGCGTTATGTAGGAAGCGAATTCACCACGTGTGACCGCGCGATTTGGATTGTAATTGCCTTTCGCATCTGGACGTATTACATTTAAGTTAGCCCAATATGTAAGTTCATTGACCATTTGATGACCCGTTATGTCACTTGCGTAAGATTTTGATTGTGTTGAAATGGATACGATTAGCATTAGCGCTAATAGTAGTCCGATAGTTTTTTTGAACACGTAAACACTCTCCTCTCAATCTTTTACTATTTTATCAATTTATTTGTGCGAATCATAGAAAAATCCGAATCTTAAAACGTTTGTAATATAAATGTAACCATATTATACTTAAGTTCGTCTTATTTACTAGAGAGATTATGACCTTTATAATAATAGAACTATATAGAGAGAGGGTAAGGACATCAATGAAAGATATTTCTGTGAAAATCGGAAAACAAGAATGGTTGGAACTGCTGCTAGCAATTGCTGTATTAATTGCAGCGACACTTTTACCTTCACAAATTGCACTTTATAGTACAGCTGTGTTCTTTACGATATTTGCATTTTTCAAGCCGTTTCAAGCTTTAGTTATTTTAGTGCCATATGTTATTTTCCGTTCATTATTTATTGAAATTAATCCAGGAATGAAGTTAATCGGGGATTTAATGACATTTGTTGTTTTAGCCCGTTTATTCCTTTTGAATATTCGTCAAGTTAAAACATGGTTCCACTTTAAGCCATTTGAATGGTTCTTCTTTGCCTTTTTACTTTTTGGGGCAGCAATCGGTTATAAAAACGGGGTATCAATTGGCGCGATCGTGTTCCAATTACGTACGTTCCTCATCATGTATATTCTGTACTACATTTTAAGCCGTAGTGAATTACCGAAAAACTTCTTCGTGAAGCTGGCGTGGATAACGGTATTATCAGGCGTCGTTATTTTTGTACAAGGTGTTGTAGAAAAATTAACGTTACGTCAAGAGCTGATGCCAGAAGCATGGGCGCAGAAAACCTTGTCGTCTACAAACTTTGTACGGATATACGGATTATTAAATAATCCTAACTCATTAGCACTTGTCATGTTCTTTGCGATTTGTGCGGCGTTCTTCCTACGCTGGGCTTATAAGGACGTGCAATATAAATGGATACTAATCATTGCAAATGTAGCGTTTGTCGGTATGCTGTTGTTAACACTATCACGCGGTACATGGATTGCATCATTCGTGTTCGTGGTATTCTTCATGTTGCTAGCGCGTAATTGGAAGCTATTTAAACAAATTGTCATTACGTTTATCGCGGCCATTGTGTTAGTGTATTACCCTGTGAATTTAGGCCTTTTAGTGCTACAAAATATGGGGATGGATAATGACACAGCCCCAGATATTTCTGAAAGTGGAATTAGTAACCGCTTCACTGCAACATTTGATGATGAGACACTTACACTCATGAACGAGAGTGGCCGTGTATTCTATATTAAAAAAGGCTTTGAAGTATTAAAGGACTATCCAATTACAGGAGCTGGCTTTGGTACATTTGGTGGCTCAGCAACACTTTCATATGATTCACCAATTTATGAGAAATACGAGATTCGCTCAGATATATACGGAGGGAAAAACTTCTACTCTGACAACCAATACATTCAAGTTATCGCAGAAACAGGTGCGGTCGGCGTCTTATTATTCGCGGGCTTCTTACTGTCAATGGTATGGATGTTCTGGAAGGAACGAAAAACAGTATTCGGCCAGTATATGTTTGGTTTATGGTTTGCTACAGGGGCAGCCGGCATGTTCTATAATATTTGGGAGCTGAAAGTTTATACAATGTTCTTCTTCATGCTATTTGCACTGTTTGTAAGTAGTCGTGCCCTATATCCGATGCTCGAGCTAAGTAAATCAGAACGAGAGCAAGCTGAATAACAACTAAAACGGTAGCGTCATGCTATCGTTTTTTATGTGGTTAAGAAAGTATAACTTTCTTAACCACATAAGTAAGGACATCAACTCGCCCTATTTTGGGCGAGTTGTGTCTTTCTAACATTCTATTGGGTTTCGCTACTGAAATGTAATATTAATGTTATAGTATGCAACGCCAAAATTTGTTAAGGTAAAGTGTAAC
Proteins encoded in this window:
- a CDS encoding S-layer homology domain-containing protein — encoded protein: MFKKTIGLLLALMLIVSISTQSKSYASDITGHQMVNELTYWANLNVIRPDAKGNYNPNRAVTRGEFASYITRALNLPASTQHTFKDLKEGSALTLEIQAASGSNILSGYPDGTFRPNDKITRQHMAALLQKALRYQNVPLEVTPLTFKDNIKISDQFKPAVATNVYYNIIRGSHTNKGVYFEPQGSATIAHAAAFLFRMNTTVKQYAVNVDPEPTPDPSPEPTPTPEPEVNVFYVGSISNATVTKNPTVYFTYEQAEAAYKASDSLNLIFQDDKIIKMSSGIASAADTSLNTVSVYSMKDFKKAVTYAVEGSEFKYIGSGEDYAIVQLADTKGYVKMSEVTLTPTSLIKGQNYYYIAGGFLTHKTYNHITQSYNGDYVVGAAPAFMKSNVNYYSQDGVNFYSDKLQTKLVGTDYQYFQFASIRQHSNYTAEELDNMIMTLLQERQATGIARYAKATTESRLIGMGALLKQVEASHNVNALFILAASMHEGDYGISKNSLEKNNIFGIKVFDSDTTLGSSYASRDDSVMAFLNMYVNLNYVPQSGGFAKGAAPGNKTAGMNVHYASDPFWGSKIAGHMYRMDNRFGKKDFGNGQLAMAVNGGDLVNTRAEASASSTKVFTYKAKVVGETGMFGYPVIILEETSAADGYVWYKVYSDDNPPAQQYVWIRSDLVKKLPAY
- a CDS encoding O-antigen ligase family protein, which encodes MKDISVKIGKQEWLELLLAIAVLIAATLLPSQIALYSTAVFFTIFAFFKPFQALVILVPYVIFRSLFIEINPGMKLIGDLMTFVVLARLFLLNIRQVKTWFHFKPFEWFFFAFLLFGAAIGYKNGVSIGAIVFQLRTFLIMYILYYILSRSELPKNFFVKLAWITVLSGVVIFVQGVVEKLTLRQELMPEAWAQKTLSSTNFVRIYGLLNNPNSLALVMFFAICAAFFLRWAYKDVQYKWILIIANVAFVGMLLLTLSRGTWIASFVFVVFFMLLARNWKLFKQIVITFIAAIVLVYYPVNLGLLVLQNMGMDNDTAPDISESGISNRFTATFDDETLTLMNESGRVFYIKKGFEVLKDYPITGAGFGTFGGSATLSYDSPIYEKYEIRSDIYGGKNFYSDNQYIQVIAETGAVGVLLFAGFLLSMVWMFWKERKTVFGQYMFGLWFATGAAGMFYNIWELKVYTMFFFMLFALFVSSRALYPMLELSKSEREQAE